One Cellulomonas sp. Y8 DNA segment encodes these proteins:
- a CDS encoding aldo/keto reductase, with the protein MARIGTTDLDVLPLNLGGNVFGWTADEQASFAVLDAFAEAGGSFVDTADVYSEWGDGHEGGESEATIGRWMAARGNRTDVVVATKVGKLSTRRGTSRAVVRAAIDDSLKRLGTDYVDLYYAHEDDQDTPLEETVAALGEVVADGKARYVAASNFSPERLAEALRIADDLGVARFVALQPHYNLVHRGAYEGPLQELAVREGLGVLPYSSLASGFLTGKYRDGSPAVDSPRAGSAGRYLDDRGRRVLAALDAVAAAHGTSVTAVSLAWLRVQPGVVAPIASARSVEQLPDLLAGATLELADGEITALSDASA; encoded by the coding sequence ATGGCACGCATCGGCACCACCGACCTGGACGTCCTGCCGCTGAACCTGGGCGGCAACGTGTTCGGCTGGACCGCGGACGAGCAGGCCTCGTTCGCCGTCCTGGACGCGTTCGCCGAGGCCGGGGGCAGCTTCGTCGACACCGCGGACGTCTACTCCGAGTGGGGCGACGGCCACGAGGGCGGCGAGTCCGAGGCGACGATCGGGCGCTGGATGGCCGCGCGCGGCAACCGCACGGACGTCGTGGTCGCGACGAAGGTCGGCAAGCTCAGCACCCGCCGCGGCACCTCCCGGGCGGTGGTCCGGGCCGCGATCGACGACTCGCTGAAGCGGCTCGGCACGGACTACGTCGACCTCTACTACGCGCACGAGGACGACCAGGACACCCCGCTGGAGGAGACCGTCGCCGCACTCGGCGAGGTGGTCGCCGACGGCAAGGCCCGGTACGTCGCGGCGTCGAACTTCTCGCCCGAGCGGCTGGCCGAGGCGCTGCGGATCGCCGACGACCTCGGGGTCGCCCGGTTCGTCGCGCTGCAGCCGCACTACAACCTGGTGCACCGCGGCGCCTACGAGGGCCCGCTGCAGGAGCTCGCCGTCCGCGAGGGCCTCGGCGTGCTGCCGTACTCCTCGCTGGCGAGCGGCTTCCTCACCGGCAAGTACCGCGACGGGTCGCCCGCCGTGGACAGCCCCCGCGCCGGATCGGCCGGGCGCTACCTGGACGACCGCGGCCGCCGGGTGCTGGCCGCCCTCGACGCGGTCGCCGCCGCGCACGGCACCTCGGTCACCGCCGTGAGCCTGGCGTGGCTGCGGGTGCAGCCCGGCGTCGTCGCGCCGATCGCGAGCGCGCGCTCGGTCGAGCAGCTGCCCGACCTGCTCGCCGGCGCGACGCTGGAGCTCGCGGACGGCGAGATCACCGCGCTGTCGGACGCCTCCGCCTGA
- a CDS encoding ABC transporter permease — MVANELGAWVALALAIMSVLLVVRHLRGAEESGLLEVVRSTPVGRDAPVLAAVVVVTLADLAIGLALAAALVGTGLPAAGALAFGLGCGLVGLTFGATAAVAAQLVTHARTASMLGTAAIGAGFVLRAVGDVRAPESGSVLSWLSPFGWSQATRAWVDERWWPLALPVLASAAVFGVAALLAERRDLGDGLLPERPGRAHASPRLTGVAAVTLRRLAGALAGWAVGVAAICGLVGVLAREVVQFIEDEPALGAFFGQGSAAAADAALARYLLVAVALAAAAGVQGVGAVRAEEAAGRAAHVLAGSVGRARWLGAQLAVVLGAVTAMVLLGGLVMGLTAASTLDDPALVPRLLGAALAQVPALMAVTGAAVLVLGVGPRAFGLAWAYLGYVALTAMLGGVLPDGSDVASPLRYTPGMPAEPMDWPAVLVLTAVAVALVGGGVVAFRRRDLLA, encoded by the coding sequence ATGGTCGCGAACGAGCTCGGCGCCTGGGTCGCGCTCGCGCTCGCGATCATGTCGGTGCTGCTCGTGGTGCGGCACCTGCGCGGGGCCGAGGAGTCGGGGCTCCTCGAGGTGGTCCGGTCGACGCCGGTGGGGCGGGACGCGCCGGTGCTCGCGGCGGTCGTCGTCGTGACGCTCGCTGACCTCGCGATCGGGCTCGCGCTCGCCGCCGCGCTGGTCGGCACGGGCCTGCCGGCCGCCGGGGCGCTGGCCTTCGGGCTCGGCTGCGGTCTGGTCGGTCTCACGTTCGGCGCGACCGCCGCGGTGGCCGCCCAGCTCGTCACGCACGCCCGGACGGCCTCGATGCTGGGGACGGCGGCGATCGGCGCGGGGTTCGTGCTGCGCGCCGTGGGGGACGTCCGCGCCCCGGAGAGCGGCAGCGTGCTGAGCTGGCTGTCCCCGTTCGGCTGGTCGCAGGCCACGCGCGCCTGGGTCGACGAGCGCTGGTGGCCGCTCGCGCTGCCGGTGCTCGCCTCCGCCGCCGTGTTCGGGGTCGCGGCGCTGCTGGCGGAGCGGCGCGACCTCGGCGACGGCCTGCTGCCCGAGCGCCCCGGCCGTGCGCACGCCTCACCGCGCCTCACGGGGGTCGCGGCCGTGACGCTGCGCCGGCTCGCCGGGGCGCTCGCGGGCTGGGCCGTCGGGGTGGCCGCGATCTGCGGGCTCGTCGGGGTGCTGGCCCGCGAGGTCGTGCAGTTCATCGAGGACGAGCCCGCCCTCGGGGCGTTCTTCGGCCAGGGGTCGGCCGCGGCGGCGGACGCGGCGCTGGCCCGGTACCTGCTCGTGGCGGTGGCGCTGGCCGCCGCGGCGGGCGTCCAGGGCGTCGGGGCGGTGCGCGCGGAGGAGGCGGCGGGCCGCGCCGCGCACGTGCTCGCGGGGTCGGTGGGCCGCGCGCGGTGGCTCGGCGCGCAGCTCGCGGTCGTGCTCGGCGCGGTGACGGCCATGGTGCTGCTCGGCGGGCTGGTCATGGGCCTGACGGCGGCGAGCACCCTCGACGACCCCGCGCTGGTGCCCCGGCTGCTCGGCGCGGCACTCGCGCAGGTGCCCGCGCTGATGGCGGTGACCGGCGCGGCGGTGCTCGTCCTGGGGGTCGGGCCGCGCGCGTTCGGGCTGGCGTGGGCGTACCTCGGCTACGTCGCGCTCACCGCGATGCTCGGCGGGGTGCTCCCGGACGGCAGCGACGTCGCGTCCCCGCTCCGGTACACGCCGGGGATGCCCGCCGAGCCGATGGACTGGCCCGCGGTGCTCGTCCTCACGGCGGTCGCCGTCGCGCTGGTCGGCGGGGGCGTCGTCGCGTTCCGGCGGCGGGACCTGCTCGCCTGA